From the genome of Desulfovibrio sp. JY:
GTGCTGGGATTGGCCGCCGTGGCCAGTGGGGACCCTGACCGCCTCGCGGCTTGGAGAAAGGGCCTCGCTTCCGCGACCACGCCGGGACTGCATTGGCTTGCGGTCCAGGCCGACATGCGCCTGGGAGGCCGGGAAGCCGGCATGGCGGCGCTTCGCGATTACCTTGACCATTGGCCATGGAGCGCCGGGGCCTTGCTTGTCCTGCACGACCTGGAGCGCGGCCTGGACACGGCGCGTACGCCGCTCCCCGGCGAACTGGCGATCTTTCTCTACACCTTCAACAAGGCCGACGACCTGGGCCGGACCCTCGAGGGCGTGCTGGCGAGCGCACTCGATCGGTACCGCATCTTCGTGCTGGATAACGGCTCCACCGACGCCACGCCCGAGGTGCTGGCCGCCTTTGGCGACCGCATCGGGCCGGAGCGGTTTTACACTGTGTGCGCGCCGGTCAACGTGGGCGCGCCGGCCGGCCGCAACTGGCTCAAGCATTTGCCCGAGGCGCAGGGAGCCGATTTCGTGGCCTATCTCGACGACGACCTGACCCTGCCGCCCGAGTGGGCGCTTCGCCTCGGCGCGGCCGTGGCCGCCTATCCCGACGCCGGGGTCTACGGCTGCCGGATCACCGACGCCGGAAATCCGGCCGTGCTCCAGGCGGCCGCGCTCCATCTCGCGCCCGGTGCCCCGGGCCAGCCCTTCGTCGCCACGGACTTGCATTTGCAAGGCCCGGACCTGGGCCAGTTCACCTTCTGCCGGCCGTGCCTGAGCGTCACCGGTTGCTGCCATCTCTTTTCCCGGCAAGCCCTCGATGCCGGCGGGGATTTTGACATCCGCTTTGCGCCGTCCCAATTCGACGATTTCGACCGCGATCTGCGCGCCGCTCTGGCCGGACGCTTTGCCGTGTGCCAGGGGCATTTGGCCGTGGGCCATGCCCGCAAAAGCGGGGCCGACACCCGCAAAAGCCGCGTCGCCGGGGCCAACGCCCACGGCAATATGCTCAAGCTCCAAGGCAAGTACGACGCCGGCGAGATCAAGCGGTTGCGCCGCGAACAGCGCATCCGGCTCTTGACCGATATCCGCAAAAAAGCCATCTGGCTCTCCCGCCGCGACACCGCGCGCGACAGCGAAACGCCAAAGGATGGGGGCTTATGAGCGAGGGAAAAGACGACGCCGCGCGCCTGCGCGAGCTTCGGGGGCAAATCCACGACCACGACTACCGTTATTACGTCCTGGACGACCCGACCATCGAGGACGCGGCCTACGACGCCCTCTACCGGGAGCTCAAGCGGCTTGAAGCGGCCCATCCCGAGCTCGACGACCCCAATTCGCCGACCAAACGCGTCGGCGGCACGGTGTTGCCGGCCTTTGTCTCCAAGCCGCACCGGCTGGCCATGTACAGCCTGGACAACGCCATGAGCGAGGAGGAGTGGCAGGATTTCGTGACCCGGGCGGCCAACAAGCTGGAAAAGGAAGGGCAGCCCTTCACGCGCACCTTCTGGGTCGACCCCAAGTTCGACGGTCTGGCCTTGGAGATCATTTACGAAAACGGCGTCTATGCCGGGGCGCTCACGCGCGGCGACGGCGAAGTGGGCGAAGACGTGACCGAAAACGTGCGCACGGTCAAAAACGTGCCGCTCGATTTGCGGCCCCATGCGGCCAAGGCGAATATCCCCGTGCCGGCGCTGCTCGAAGTGCGCGGCGAAGTGGTCATGACGCGCCAGGATTTTTACGAGCTCAACGAGCGCCAGCGGGAGCAGGGGGGCAAGATTTTCGCCAACCCGCGAAACGCCGCCGCCGGGTCGGTGCGCCAGCTCGATTCGAAAATTTCCGCCAGCCGCCCCCTGACCTTTTTTGCCTACGCCATCGGCGAAAAGGACTGGGCCGGGGCGGACCCGGGCTGGACCACCCATTCCGGCATCATGGAGGGGCTCGGCAAGCTCGGCCTGCCCGTGGCCAGGGAAGGCAAGGTCGCCCGGGAAGACGAGGTCTATCCGTATTTCAAGACCATGGGCGTGCGTCGGCCGGACCTGCCCTTCGAGATAGACGGCGTGGTGGTCAAGGTAGACAGCCTCGCCGATCAGGAGGCGCTCGGATTCACCGGCCGGGCCCCGCGTTTCGCCATCGCGCTCAAGTTTCCGGCCCACGAGGCCGAGACGGTGCTTAAGCGCATCGAGGTGCAGGTGGGGCGCACGGGCGTCCTGACCCCGGTGGCCATCCTCGAACCCGTGTCCCTGGCGGGGGTGACGGTGGCGCGGGCGACGCTGCACAACGAGGACGAGATCAAGGCCAAGGACCTGCGCGCGGGCGATACGGTGGTGGTGCGCCGGGCCGGGGACGTCATCCCCGAGGTGGTGCGCGTGGTGCCGGAAAAACGCCCGGCCGACGCCGAGCCGTTTCCCTTTCCGCACATCTGCCCGTCGTGCCATTCGCCTGCCGTGCGCGCTCCGGGCGAGGCGGCCTGGCGCTGCGTCAACCTGGCCTGCCCGGCCATGCTGCGCCGGGGCATCGCCTATTTCGTGTCCAAGTCGGGCCTGGACATCGAAGGCATCGGCAATAAGTGGGTGCGGGCGCTTATCGACAAGGGCATGGTGAAAACCCCGGCCGATCTTTTCAACCTGACCGAGATGGACCTCATCCCCATGGAGCGCATGGCCGAAAAATCGGCCGCCAATTTCGTGGCCGCCGTGGAAAAGGCCCAGCAAAACGCCACCCTGGCCAAGCTCATCGCCGCGCTCGGCATCCGGCAGGTCGGCACGCGCACGGCCCGGACCCTGGCCGAACATTTCCGCGACCTCGACGGACTTGCCGCCGCCACGTCCGAGGATCTGACCGCCTTGCCGGACATCGGCCCGGAAGTGGCGGGGTCGATCCGCGAGTTCTTCGACAATGCCGCCAACCGCGAACTCCTCGAACGTTTTCGGCAGATCGGCCTGTGGCCCGTCAGCGAGCCCAAAAACACCGTGTCCCCCGAAGCCACGCCCCTCGGCGGCAAGAAGTTTCTTTTCACCGGCACGCTGCCCGGCCTGTCCCGGGAAAAAGCCCAGGCGCTGGTCGAAGCCGCCGGCGGCCGGGTCGTGTCCGCCGTCTCCAAAAAGCTCGACTACCTCGTTGTTGGCGCGGACCCGGGCTCCAAACTGGCCAAAGCGCAATCCCTCGGCATTACCATTATGGATGCCGATGAATTTCAAAAATTATTGGGAGAAGAGGGTGCGAGAGGGGAAACCCTTTAAAAAGGGTTGTCCCCTCTCGCGCTCTCCCCTTCCTAAAGTTTCTAACGAGCTGGATGATAGTTGGATAACATCCTGTGACCGTTAAAAGTCTTGGGAAGGGGGGCCTGGGGGGAAACCTTTCTTCAGAAAGGTTTCCCCCCAGTTAACACCTTCAACGCGCCGGGGCGGGCGGCGGCGGCCATGGCCTGGGGAAAATCCGCAAAGGGGTAGACGGCTTCGATAAGGGGCGCGACGTCTACCAGCTTGTCGCGCAGATAGGCCGTGGCCAGATGAAAATTACCGCACCGCGAGCCGACGAGGCTGATTTCGTCCACCACCACCCGGGCCATGTTGACCGGGGTCGCGGCAAAGGTGGTGGTCTTGAGCACGATGGTCCCTTCCGGGCGCGTCAGGTCCAGGGCATGGGCCAGGCCCTCGGGGCGGCCCGTGGCCTCGACGACCAGGTCGAAGCGACCGAATTCCTTGAGCAGGGCGGCGACGAGGCCGTCATGGCTGTCATCGCGGCGCGTGGTGACCCCCTGGTCGGCGGCAATGGCCAGCTTGCGGGCGTGGCGGCCGGCCAGGACGATGTCCGGGCATTGGTGGCGCAGGGAGCAGGCGGACAGGATGCCGAGCTTGCCGTCGCCAAGGACCAGCACGGCCATGTCGGCGGTGAGATGGAGCTGTTGCCCGGGTTCCAGGGCGGCGGCCAGGGGTTCGATGAACACCGCTTCGCGGTCCGAGACAGTGTCCGGGATTTCGTGGAGCAGTGGGACCGGCATGGTGACGTAGCCGGCGAACGCGCCGTCCTTGCCGGCGATGCCAAGCGTGGTGCGGTTGGGGCAGTGGCGCGGCCCGGTGGTCAGGCAGGTCGGGCAATGGCCGCAGCCCAGGTTGATTTCCGCCGTCACCCGCCGGCCGACCAGTTCCGGATTCCCCGGCGCCTCGGCCACGACGGCCACGAACTCGTGGCCCGGGATGCCGGCAAACCCCATGTACCCCTTGAGCAACTCCAGGTCGGTGTTGCAGATGCCGGCCATGCGGACCTGAAGCAGCGCTTCGCCGGCAAGCGGCCGGGGATCGGGCCTTTCGACCACATGGACACTCCCGTTGTCAAAGACGACGGCCTGCATGGGCGGCTCCTTTTTTGTCTGGCGCAATCAGGGAAAACAACCTAACCAAATCATAAGCTTTGTTCAATTGATGCCCGGAAACGCCACCGGCGTGCAACGGATATCTTTTCAAGGCGATAAGAAGGCGTGATGCAACAAGACATGGTGTGCGAGGCGGTTTTCGATCCGGCAGACGACGGCGGGCGTGGCACGCGGCTGGATGTCTTCTGGAGTGTCCGGCTGGCCGGGGAGGACGTCACCCGGGCACGGGTGCGCGCGGCCATCGAGGACGGGCAGGCGAGCGTGGACGGCGCGCCCTGCCGCAAGCCCGGAACCAAGCTTCGCGGCGGTGAGGCGCTGACCCTGCGCCTGCCGAAGCTCTCCAGCGAGACCGGGGCCGAGGCCGGGGCGCTGACGCTGCTTCATGCCGACGCGGACGTGATCGTGCTGGACAAACCGGCCGGGCTCACCGTGCATCCGGCTCCGGGGCTGCCCGAGGGGACGCTGGTCAACCGGCTCTTGTACCGTTTCCCGCAGCTTCACGACATGGCCGGTGAGCGGCCGGGCATCGTCCACCGTCTGGACAAGGACACGAGCGGCCTGTTGCTGGTCGCCCTGACCGAAGCCGCCAGGCAGGCCCTGGCCGCCGATTTCGCGGCGAGAAGGGTGCGCAAGACCTATCTGGCCCTGGTGCACGGCCGGCCCGACCGTGACGGCGGGGACATCCGCCTGCCGATCGGCCGCGACCCCAGGAATCGGACCAAAATGGCGGTGGCGGCCAAAGGCGGGCGCGAGGCCGCAACCCGCTGGCGGCTGGTCTGGAGTGCGCCGGACGATGCGGCCAGCCTTTTGGAAGTGGACATTTTCACCGGCCGCACCCACCAGATCCGGGTGCATCTGGCGGCCATCGGCCATCCCATCGTCGGGGATGCGGTCTACGGCGCACTGCAACATACCGCCTGGAAACGCCGGCCAGGTGTCCTGGCCCGGCTGGCCACGCGCCAGATGCTTCACGCCTGGAAGCTGTCCTTTGTCCATCCGGGTACTGGGGAGACGTGCTCCTACCGTTGCCCGCCGCCCCCGGATTTCTGGCGGCTGGTGCTGCTCCTTGGCCGTCGCTGCCAACGGGTGGGGCTGGTCGGCATGCCGGGCTGCGGCAAGTCGGCCTTGCTCAAGGTCTTTGAGGCGGCCGGCTCTCCGGTCTTTTCCGCCGATGCGGCCGTGGGCAGGCTCTATGCCCCGGGAGGCGGCGGGGCGCACATGCTGGCCGGGCGCTTCGGAGAGAAGGCGCTCGGACCGGACGGCTCCGTCGACAAGGCCTGGTTGCTTACGCGGATGCTCGAAAACGAATCCTTCCGGCGGGAGGTCATGGAACTGGTGCATCCGCTGGTTCGGGCGGAACTGGATGCTTTCCTGCAAGCGAACGTCACGGCCCGGGTAGCCTTTGCCGAGGTGCCGCTGCTTTTCGAATCGGGTTGGCCTTGGCAGGACGTTGCGGATATGGTTGTCGGAGTTCGTTGTTCCTTGGAGACGCGCCGGGAGCGCCTCACCGGCGGGCGTGGCTGGGACGGGGATCTGGCCGACCGCATGGACGGCTGGCAGTGGCCCGAGGCGGCCAAGCTGGCCAAATGCCGGTTCGTGGTGGACAATGACGGCGACCTGGACAGTTTGACGCGCCAGGGACGGGACGTCCTGGACGGACTGGCCGCGTTGCGCCGCCGGGAGGCGTTTGACCGCCTGCAATGGTTGCGGGATCGGGGTTATGCGCCGGGGCCGCTGCCCGCCACCGGAGGCGGGCAATGAAATGATACCGCTTCGCGACAATGTGCCAAGTTCCCGCCGGCCACTCGTGACCTGGACGATCATTGCCCTGTGCGCGCTGCTTTTTTTCTTCGAGCAACTGCTGCCGAATCGTGCCCTGTTCGAATTTTTGTATATCTATGGCGTGGTCCCGGCCCGCTACACCGATCCGGCCTATGCCGCCATCATGGGCTATCCCAGGGGCGGCTACGAATCCATGGTCACCTACATGTTTCTGCACGGCGGCTGGCTGCATTTTCTGCTCAACATGTGGGTGCTGTGGATATTCGCCGACAATGTGGAGGAGGCGCTCGGGCCGTTGCGGTTTGCCCTGTTCTACCTGGCCTGCGGCGTGATCGCCGTCTGCACCCACATTCTTTTCAACTGGAACGCCACCATGCCGGTGATCGGGGCCTCCGGGGCCATCGCCGGGGTGATGGGGGCCTATTTCCGCCTGTTTCCCCGGGCCAGGGTGGTGACGCTCATTCCGATTTTCATCTTTCCCTGGATCATCGAACTCCCGGCCGTGGTCTTTCTGGGCATCTGGTTTTTCCTGCAACTGCTTTCCGGCGTCAGTGGCTCGGTCAGCGGCAGCGGGGCCAGCAGCGTCGCCTTCTGGGCCCATGCCGGCGGTTTCGTCGCCGGGCTCGGGCTTGTGCGCCTCATTTTGCCGCACGGCTGCGAGTTCTGCTTCGATCCCCGCAACCGGCGCTACGATCGGGAAGGATAGGACGCGTTCGAGGCCCCGTCCTCTCCTCTCACAAGGCCTGGGCCACCCAGACGACGCGCCCTACGATGCGGGCATGCCCGGTATCTCCGATCACCGCTTCCGCAAGCGCGATCCCTCTGTCCTCGTCCGTCGTTTCCCTGTCGTCGTCTCCTCCGCAGGGCAGCATGCGTACCACCAACCCCTTGCCCAGGATATCCAGGGCGAACGGGGCGGTTTTTTCCCGCGTCTGCCGGGCGGCGGCGTTTGGCCCATCCCTCGCGTCCCGGCAGGTGTCCACCACCAGATAGGCCCCTTTGTGGATGCGCGGTTCCAGGGCCGGACTGTCCATGCGGACCACGAACCGGCTCGGACCGACGATACGGGGAGCCAGGGCGATGCGTTCGATCTCGCGTAACTGCCAGTGGCCCGTACGGGGATGGGTGACGGCCATGGCGAAAACCGGGGTCATGGCCACCGGACAATCGGGCGGGGCGTCCCGGCCCTTGCCCTGGAAGACCCAGTCCGGATCGAGATCGTATTCGCGGCAATGGCGCATGATCCATGAACTGAAGGCGGCCGCATCCATTTCGGTCGTCAAGGCGCTCGTGATAAGGCCCAGGCGGTTGGCACCGTCGTTGGCCCCCCTGGCGCAAAGGGCTGTCTTCAATCGGGCAAGAATGGCGTCACGTGCTTGTTGTCCCATGTGAACCCCCGGTTTCCCACACAATAAGCACGAATGATTTATATGTAAATATATTTAATGCTATACTTTAATAAACATTCCTTTTGGATGCTCTGTAACGGGCCGCCCAGGCGTGCAACACAAAAAAAAGCCGTCTCCACCCAGGATACGGCAATGCGATGATGGGTGCGACAGAAACGGAATGGAAAGAGGGATCAGATTTCCTGGATGACCCAGATCGCCTTGCCGACGGGGGTGATTCCCGGAGTTTCCAGGGGAAGATGCTGCGCCGGATGGGAGGGATTGTCAGCGAGCAGGGAGAGTCGCTTGGCTTCGAGATCGCGCACGACGCGTTTGATGACCAGTCCTTCGCCGGGAAAGTCGAGGGCATAAATTTCGCCGGTGCGCATACGCACGACGTCGCAATCGATGCCTACATAGGCGCCGTGGCGGATGACCGGCTCCATGCCGGCGTTGTCCATTTTGACCACGAGCAAGTTCGGCCGCGACAGCGACTCGATAAGCGGGATGCTTTCCAGGCGTTCCCGCTGCCAAACCCCGGTTTCGGGATCGGTGCGGGCCATGGCATACACGGTCGTGCGTGCGGGTGTGGCCGCGTATTCGTGGGCGGTTTCGCGCACGCCAGACACGCCTTCGGACATGGCAAAGCCCTCTCGCCTCGAAGCGGGTTCCTGCCCGTATAAAATCCAGTCCGGCTCCAGGCCGCAGGCCCGGTACAGCGTGATGAGCCAGCCATCGGGGATGGTATTTTTCTTTTTGGCGTCGGAAATGCTGGATTGCTTGATGCCGAGCAGAGCTGCGATCTCCGTCTGGGTCCGGGTCTTCGTGGCCGCCTGGATCCTGGCATAAGCGTCTTCGAAGGTGTCGGGCTTCACGCAGCCTCCTGCATGGCGGTGTTTTGCATGGCAGGTTTCATAAAGCAACTTACTGCAAAAAATAATTATGAATCTATAATAGTCATAACTAATACACGATTTCATGGAACGCGTCAACGCGTCGGCGAAATAGAGAAAATCGCACTCTGGTAGGAAAAAAACGACCCGGCGGGCGAGCCGGGAACAGGCGTAACGCTGTGCTGTTCCCGGCGCTGCCGCGGGACGGGCGGCGTCTTTCGGCGGGGCTAGAGTTCCTGGAAAACCCAGGTGACACGGCCGACAACACGCTCGGCTGCGCCGTCGGCGGGAATGCACTGATCGGCATAGGTCTGATTTTCCGAGCGCAGAATGAGCCGGCCGTTTTCGGCATCGTGCACAATACGTTTGATGATGAGCCCTTCCATGGGCATATCCAGAGCGTACAGGCCGCCAGAACGAATGGTCTTGCGGTCCTTGTCGATGCCCACATAGGCTCCACGATGGATGACCGGTTCCATGTCGCTTTCGTCCATGCGCACGATGACCAGGGATGCTTTATGGAATTGTTCCGGAACGGCCAATGTTTCCGCGCTGGCGACGGTTGCTTCTTCCTGTTCCGGTTCCGGCGTGGACATGGAGGCCACGGGCATCTGGTAATACTTGGGCTTGCGGCCGTAGCTGTCGCCGGATTCCCGCACATGCAGGGCGCCGCCGCGCTTATCACCCAGAAATTGCGGCTGTTCTCCGTCGATGATCCAGTTGGGATTGAGGTTGTATATCTGGTACAGCTTGATCAGCCAGCTATCCGGAATGGATTGACGGCGCTTGGCGTCGGAAATGCTGGACTGACGGATATCGAGCATCTTGGCGATCTCCACCTGGGTGCGCATGCCCGTCGCCTGCTTGATCCGGTCGAATGCGTCGTCAAAGCGGTTGATGGTTTCCTGAGGGGTCCCTTCGTTCATAATGCCTCCGAGTACATCGGTTATCGTCAAATATTCGTGGCGGGACGCCCGCAGGGGGAGGCGGTTTCTTTTTCGCCACGAATATCGCGTTTTCGTCGGTTATTCCGCATTGCCTCTGCCACACATCCGACGGCCGACGACATTGACCGGCAACGGCTGCTGGAAAATACGATCTTCAATAATCGGTGGGAGATTTTCAGGTCGTTCTGGAAACGGCATATAAGTCTGTACCTGCCAAGCCGATCGCAAGTGCAATATTATGAATGCTGCGAAAGTATAAGTCAAGAATACAAGTGGCAGCAGGGTTAATCCTCCGGTTCTGGGGCGCGTTGCACTGCTACGATCCGGCGAAGCGTTGGCATGTTAACGGCAGGATACGAAAAGCACTACGCCCAGGCCCTCAGCGCCCTTTGGGATACGCCTGAAAACGAGCGCTGTCCTTTGTCGCTACACATGTATGGTCGAATGTCCCTTGGGGGCGCGCAGTTGTTCGTGGCCGCAACGATCGCTTCGAAGGGGCGAGCGGGGTGTGACAGGCAACTCGCCCGGTCGCGCGTCGTCGGTTCGATGCGACGAGGATCACGTCCGCCGGACAGGCGAGGGATGCCGACCGTATGGCAACACGCCTCGTGTGGCCTCGTGTTGCCCCCCTGGAAGGAGTCCGTACGGATTTTGCTGACAAAACAGTTGAACAATTATTTTTTTGAAAAATATGCGCTGCTGCCGTATCGGCAAGCTCGCAGGATATCGAACCGGCGAATGCGTACGTTGCCTCGATGAAACTGTCAATAATTTTCTACTAATCAAATAGATAATATTGAGCTATAGCTTGGTTGAAAATGGGCAAAAAGTCACCGTTTTGTCACGAAAACTCCGTAGAAAGCCTGCCCCAGGCTGATGCCGCCGTCGTTGGACGGGACCCTTCTCTGGCTGAGCGGGGTCAGGCCGCGTTCCCGCAGGGCTGGCGGCAGGAGTGTCGCAATCGTCCGATTTTGCAGCACACCACCTGAAAGCGCCACCCGGGCGATGCCTGTGCGTGTGGCCATTTCTCCGGCCAGGGCGGCCAGACCCGCAACAAGACCAAGATGGAACCGACGGGCGATGCGGCCTGCCGATTCCCCTCGCGCCGCGTCCGTTGCCGCCTGCCGGAACAGCTCCAGCGTTTCCAACCGCGCCGGGCTTTCGGACAGGCCGACGGGACAGGCATACGGCCGCGCTTCCGACATGTCCTGGGCACGCTCCAGGAGGATGGCCGCTTGTCCCTCGTAGTCGATGGCCTGGCACACGCCTATGGCCGCCGCCACCGCGTCGAAGAGCCTGCCGCAGCTTGTGGTCACCGGACAGTTGAGTCCCTTTTCCAGCATGGTCCCGACAAGGCGCGTGGCGCTTTCCCGGCCCGTGATCCAGGGCCACGGCAGGCCGTCACCCGGCTCCTTGTCGCCCAAAAGAAAATGGCAGGCCTGGGCGATGCGCCAGGGTTCACGCACGGCCGCATCCCCGCCGGGCAGGCGCATGGGCGCGAAATGTCCCAACCGCTTATAGGTTCCCGCGCCCGGATCGACGAGCAGGCATTCCCCGCCCCAAAGCGTGCCGTCCTCGCCAAGGCCCGTGCCGTCCAGGGCCAGCCCCAAGACCGGCTCCATGAGGCCATGCTCGGCCAACACGGCGTAGATGTGGGCGACATGGTGCTGCAGGCGCAGCACCGGCACGGCGTTTTGTTCCAGGGCGAAGCGGGTGGAGGGGTAATCCGGGTGCAGATCGGCCACCAGCGCCTCGGGCCGCACCTTGAGCACGCCTTGCAGATGGTCCAGGATCTCCTGGTAGAATCCGAAGGCTTCCAGGGATTCCAGGTCGCCGATGTGCTGGCTGACAAAGGCCTGGTTGCCCTTGGTCAGGCACAGCGTGGCCTTGAGCATGGGCCCCAGCCCGGCGACCGGCGGCCCGGACACGGGCAGGATCACCGGCGTTGGCACGTAGCCCCTGGCCCGACGCAGAAACATGTGCCGTGGCGTATGCCCGCCGTCCGGGGCGACATCGGCTTCCAGGGGGCGGACCACGGAATCGTCGGTGCGGATCAGGATGTCCCGGTTATGTAGGAGAAAAATGTCGGCGATGGCGGCAAGCCGGGCGAGCGCCTCGCGGTTGCCCAGGCTGATGGGCTCGCCGCCGGCATTGCCCGAAGTCGCAACCAGCGCCGCCGGCCGGTCCCCGCCGATGGCCGCGGCATAGTCGCCAAGCAGGATGTGGTGCAGGGGCGTGTAGGGGAGCATGATGCCGATTTCGGTGGTATCCGGCGCGATGGCCGGCGACAGGCCGCTCTCCGGGCGCACGGGTACGAGGGTGATGGGCCGCGCCGTGCCGGTCAGCAGTTCTTCGGCGCGCGGCCCTACCGCGCCGATACGCTTGGCCGCGTCGAGGTGCGGCACCATGACCGCCAGGGCCTTGGACGGCCGGTGTTTGCGACGGCGCAGCTCCCGCACGGCCGCGTCGTTGGTCGCGTCGCATAGCAGATGGAAGCCGCCGAGTCCCTTGACCGCCGCGATGGCCCCGTCCGCCAGGGCCCGGGCAAGACGCCTGATAGCCGCATCGCCCTCGGCCAGGCGCGTTCCCGAGGCGTCCGTCAGCCAGACCTTCGGCCCGCATACCGGGCAGGCGTTGGGCTGGGCATGGAACCGGCGGTCGGCCGGATCGGCGTATTCGGCGGCGCAGTCCGGGCACAGCGGGAAACAGGCCATGGAGGTGGTTTCCCGGTCGTAGGGCACGCTGCGGGTGATGGTGTAGCGTGGCCCGCAGTTGGTGCAGTTGGTGAAGGGATAGCGGAAACGCCTATTGGCCGGATCGGTCATGTCGGCCAGGCAGTCGGGGCAGGTGGCCACGTCCGGGCTGATAAGCACCTCATGGCCGCTGCCGGGAGCGCTTTTGTCGATGCGAAACGCCGTCTCGCCGCTTGGTTCGGCCGGGGTTTGGTCATGATGAAGGATGCGGGCCAGGGGCGGAATCTCAGCCGGCAGGCGGCGGCCGAAAGCGGCGACCGCGTCCGTCGTGCCCTCGACCTCGATAACCACGCCCTCGGGCGTGTTCTGGACGAATCCCCCGAGTTCAAGCTCCCGGGCCAGCCTGTAGACGAATGGGCGAAATCCCACACCCTGGACCTGGCCGGCCACAAGGTGGCGGCAGCGTGCGCGTATTGGCATGGGGGGAGAAGGTAGCCGTCTTTGACCGCGTGTCAACGGGACCTGGGGGTACGGCCAAATGTGAGCATAAGGCTGCGCAGCCGGCCTGTGACGAAACGTTTGGGCTCGAAGCAAAGCGGCGAAAGCGCGGCGGGGAGCTCGAATCCGGCGATATCGAAGGCGTCCGGCCGCTCCATGGGGAAAACGAGGTCCTCGGCCTTTGCTCCCGGAAGTCCCAGGGCGTTGGCCTGTCCCCAGAGCGGAATGTCCCCTGGCGCAAGCCCGAACCGGGTGTAGATCGTCGTATCCAGGGCCACCGGATTGGCCGCCGCCGCCAGCATCCCCAAAGGAAACGCCTCGCCGTAGGCCGGGCCG
Proteins encoded in this window:
- a CDS encoding glycosyltransferase, translated to MGPYDFFLPPVFDALPEAVAEGLLVGCLARNQAASLGLAALRAGGDNVAVVRLGLELTLLAFDLDPLNPELAKAILTMTAGQNGLLSAAARAALGVAANAPWAAPWRQALDDAVRTGDWAVFLLYYDASWPADGAPLASRVLGLAAVASGDPDRLAAWRKGLASATTPGLHWLAVQADMRLGGREAGMAALRDYLDHWPWSAGALLVLHDLERGLDTARTPLPGELAIFLYTFNKADDLGRTLEGVLASALDRYRIFVLDNGSTDATPEVLAAFGDRIGPERFYTVCAPVNVGAPAGRNWLKHLPEAQGADFVAYLDDDLTLPPEWALRLGAAVAAYPDAGVYGCRITDAGNPAVLQAAALHLAPGAPGQPFVATDLHLQGPDLGQFTFCRPCLSVTGCCHLFSRQALDAGGDFDIRFAPSQFDDFDRDLRAALAGRFAVCQGHLAVGHARKSGADTRKSRVAGANAHGNMLKLQGKYDAGEIKRLRREQRIRLLTDIRKKAIWLSRRDTARDSETPKDGGL
- the ligA gene encoding NAD-dependent DNA ligase LigA; translated protein: MSEGKDDAARLRELRGQIHDHDYRYYVLDDPTIEDAAYDALYRELKRLEAAHPELDDPNSPTKRVGGTVLPAFVSKPHRLAMYSLDNAMSEEEWQDFVTRAANKLEKEGQPFTRTFWVDPKFDGLALEIIYENGVYAGALTRGDGEVGEDVTENVRTVKNVPLDLRPHAAKANIPVPALLEVRGEVVMTRQDFYELNERQREQGGKIFANPRNAAAGSVRQLDSKISASRPLTFFAYAIGEKDWAGADPGWTTHSGIMEGLGKLGLPVAREGKVAREDEVYPYFKTMGVRRPDLPFEIDGVVVKVDSLADQEALGFTGRAPRFAIALKFPAHEAETVLKRIEVQVGRTGVLTPVAILEPVSLAGVTVARATLHNEDEIKAKDLRAGDTVVVRRAGDVIPEVVRVVPEKRPADAEPFPFPHICPSCHSPAVRAPGEAAWRCVNLACPAMLRRGIAYFVSKSGLDIEGIGNKWVRALIDKGMVKTPADLFNLTEMDLIPMERMAEKSAANFVAAVEKAQQNATLAKLIAALGIRQVGTRTARTLAEHFRDLDGLAAATSEDLTALPDIGPEVAGSIREFFDNAANRELLERFRQIGLWPVSEPKNTVSPEATPLGGKKFLFTGTLPGLSREKAQALVEAAGGRVVSAVSKKLDYLVVGADPGSKLAKAQSLGITIMDADEFQKLLGEEGARGETL
- a CDS encoding alcohol dehydrogenase catalytic domain-containing protein — protein: MQAVVFDNGSVHVVERPDPRPLAGEALLQVRMAGICNTDLELLKGYMGFAGIPGHEFVAVVAEAPGNPELVGRRVTAEINLGCGHCPTCLTTGPRHCPNRTTLGIAGKDGAFAGYVTMPVPLLHEIPDTVSDREAVFIEPLAAALEPGQQLHLTADMAVLVLGDGKLGILSACSLRHQCPDIVLAGRHARKLAIAADQGVTTRRDDSHDGLVAALLKEFGRFDLVVEATGRPEGLAHALDLTRPEGTIVLKTTTFAATPVNMARVVVDEISLVGSRCGNFHLATAYLRDKLVDVAPLIEAVYPFADFPQAMAAAARPGALKVLTGGKPF
- the coaE gene encoding dephospho-CoA kinase (Dephospho-CoA kinase (CoaE) performs the final step in coenzyme A biosynthesis.), with translation MQQDMVCEAVFDPADDGGRGTRLDVFWSVRLAGEDVTRARVRAAIEDGQASVDGAPCRKPGTKLRGGEALTLRLPKLSSETGAEAGALTLLHADADVIVLDKPAGLTVHPAPGLPEGTLVNRLLYRFPQLHDMAGERPGIVHRLDKDTSGLLLVALTEAARQALAADFAARRVRKTYLALVHGRPDRDGGDIRLPIGRDPRNRTKMAVAAKGGREAATRWRLVWSAPDDAASLLEVDIFTGRTHQIRVHLAAIGHPIVGDAVYGALQHTAWKRRPGVLARLATRQMLHAWKLSFVHPGTGETCSYRCPPPPDFWRLVLLLGRRCQRVGLVGMPGCGKSALLKVFEAAGSPVFSADAAVGRLYAPGGGGAHMLAGRFGEKALGPDGSVDKAWLLTRMLENESFRREVMELVHPLVRAELDAFLQANVTARVAFAEVPLLFESGWPWQDVADMVVGVRCSLETRRERLTGGRGWDGDLADRMDGWQWPEAAKLAKCRFVVDNDGDLDSLTRQGRDVLDGLAALRRREAFDRLQWLRDRGYAPGPLPATGGGQ
- a CDS encoding rhomboid family intramembrane serine protease is translated as MIPLRDNVPSSRRPLVTWTIIALCALLFFFEQLLPNRALFEFLYIYGVVPARYTDPAYAAIMGYPRGGYESMVTYMFLHGGWLHFLLNMWVLWIFADNVEEALGPLRFALFYLACGVIAVCTHILFNWNATMPVIGASGAIAGVMGAYFRLFPRARVVTLIPIFIFPWIIELPAVVFLGIWFFLQLLSGVSGSVSGSGASSVAFWAHAGGFVAGLGLVRLILPHGCEFCFDPRNRRYDREG
- a CDS encoding helix-turn-helix domain-containing protein is translated as MKPDTFEDAYARIQAATKTRTQTEIAALLGIKQSSISDAKKKNTIPDGWLITLYRACGLEPDWILYGQEPASRREGFAMSEGVSGVRETAHEYAATPARTTVYAMARTDPETGVWQRERLESIPLIESLSRPNLLVVKMDNAGMEPVIRHGAYVGIDCDVVRMRTGEIYALDFPGEGLVIKRVVRDLEAKRLSLLADNPSHPAQHLPLETPGITPVGKAIWVIQEI